The nucleotide sequence AAATCTAAGTCGAGCGAGGAGACCAGATCACTAGTCCAAAAAATCATCCGCCCCGAGGAAATGAAGCTCCACGTCAGAGGACTGCGCAAAACTAGAAACGGAGGTGTAGTAATAAGCACTGACTGCAAGGATGACATCCAGAAGCTGAAGCAGTCAGCGCAGCTAACAACGTCTGGCCTGACCGTGGATGAGCCCCTAAAACGCAGACCTAGAATAATAGTTATTGGAGTGCCCGCGACTATGCAGGATGCggaagttttcaaatgtttATACCACCAAAATGTAGCCGAACGAATGCAAGAAATGTCCTTAGATGAGTTTTTAGCTTCGACTAAGCTGAGCCACAAATCGGGTCGAAAAGACGCAGAGACCTGTAACTATATCATTGAAGTTCCTGCCCTCATTCGGAAGGCCCTTATAGCGAATGACAGGGTCTTCGTGAATTGGACATCCTGCCCTGTAAAAGACTTCACTCTAGTCACGAGGTGCTTCAAATGCCAGCTATACGGTCACGCAGCGAAATCATGCAAGATGCAGGCCGAGACTGCCCTAAGAAGACCGAGGCAGCCAAATGCGCAACATACAGCTTCATTtctgtatataaaatatttctcaaatccaagtactttttgagatttcaacccctaaaaaagtTACATGTGATATGAACTCGACGTATAAAGTTGTAAATCTCCATAGAACTTTACACGCCGGACGCCTCCCCCCGCGGAGGGGCGCGCGTGCCGTTCTATAGTCAGTCGTCACCGGTCTTCGCGGGAGACGGCacgctttgttatttttatgttattttggcacGTTTTCTGTTTTGCTTTGGTGTGagcttctttataattttaagttaattttatagCGCACGAATCTAACccctaataaaaatgaatcgtcgCTCTAGACGACTTATAAACTTAGCTAGCTAGCACTGAACCAACGAagtacaagtgaaattaatgataGCATTGCAAATGGTCCAACAGAGGATATTTATCATGATTCACAGACACGTAAGTACCTTTTTcttctatttataaaataatagagtgttttttttatgtttttatgattCAAGTGCTTCTACCATTAGATTCCCAAGTAAAAAGTAGCATATTGCCTCTTAGaactttttttatagtaaatcaatataaatcGGAAAAAATGTATTCGTAACGTTATTACGATCTTAGCAATACaagttttatatagatttcatacttagaaaaagttttaataggCACGACTTATATAGTTGTGTACCATTAATCGATGGAAACTAGAAAGAATTTCAGAGTTGTAAGAGCACTTGCAACCATTTACGCCGGAACAGACACGCGTTGTTTAGTTCACTTGTTCATATGTCACCTTTTTCTACGGAAATCATTTAAGTTAATACCATTTACGTCtcatattttcttttctatttatttttatggaataaaataacatacatacatacaatacgtCACGCCTTATTCCATGCAAGACAGCCAGAGATAATAGAGCGCCATACGCTTCTATTCTGACAAACTTCTCTCGCTTCATCCACATTCATCACTTTCCTCATACATGCTCAACGGTTTAGGTCGGTTTACGTATTTCGAGGACGCCCTAGACCGACAAACTTGCCCTAGCAcactttccttgtaaatttgctTACAcaacttttttcattcattctgtcttatgtataatataatgtatatatagTGGAGTATTTCTGGTTCCATTATTctaataaatttaactttgttatttcAGAGAAACGGGATGATTTATTTTCTTCTCCATTGCCAGAAGGAGCTGAACAAGTATATCAAGACTTACGAGACGTACTTCAAGACCGAGTAGTGACGGAAGATGAAATTAAGGCAAGTAGTGTCGTTAACCCAGTCACATCTTCTGCAAATATACATCCATCGCACAGCATGGAATCATCGCCTATTGACCTAGAGCGAGATGCGATGGAAAATCTGGGTAGAGAAAGTAGTGTCGCCGTTCAACCCGTCACTTTTTCTGTAGGCACATCACCAATATTAGAAGCATCGCCTACAAAGGAACAGACGCCTATAAATGAACCGCTATCTATAATGGAACTGACGCCTATAAATGAACCGCTATCTATAATGGAACTGACGCCTATAAATGAACCGCTATCTATAATGGAACTGACGCCTATAAATGAACCGCTATCTATAATGGAACTGACGCCTATAAATGAACCGCTATCTATAATGGAACCGTCGCCTTTTAATGTAGAGATTACTGCCAGTTTTGAAAATTCACCAATGCCATCCATGTCTACTAACGACGTGATAAATTGATTAAATGTAAATGTACTCACCCATGCCTTCACCTCTAAATAAGCATTCAGATCAGAAATGTAACGATGCATTCTGCGTGGCACATGAGATATGGCAGAACACTGTTGATGAGGCTTCCAGTAAACCACGACAATCAAAGAAACGCAAAAGGAATGTGTCAAATTGGTCTGATGTAAAACGAAAAGTACTTGTACAATATTTATAGCGTTCCTTTAAAACGTctttttgacagctgtcactcgGCTGTCACCCATCATCTTTGATCTCGCGCGCTATACCATTGCCCTGTACTGTATCAattcagaataaaaaatataaaaacaacagctttttattaaaatatatatccgAATACGGAACATAATTGGTGCCGAAACCACTTGCAACAACAGTTGTGACCAGAAACTAACATAACGGAAGATCcagttggattttttttttcgccgCCGCGTGGGTGGCGGTGGTCGGCGAGGCAACTGCGCAATCGTTCGAGGATAACCACTTAAGGACGGTGATAATCATCACAGAATGGCGCCGCCAACGTCCGAGGATATTACTAAACTCCAAAACCTTCGGGTAAATATAAAGGGAAGAATGACACGCATCGAAAATTACGTCAAACAAATGGAAGATCAAGATATTGGTAAGATTGAATATGAAAACCTCCAGGTCAGGAGCACGGACCTGACGAGCCTTTTTGAGAAATTTAATGATGCCCAAGAAAAAATAGAGGCGTTTCAGGAAATCGCAGAGGATATAGATGAGCGGTCTGCGGTCGAAGCTAAGTACTACACAATCAAAGCCATGATTTCCAGTCTCATTCAAAACAATCAGGACACACCTCAATTCAAACCTAAGAAAATGCCAATTGCTATGCCTACACTCAATATCCCACAGTTCAATGGGGATATTAAAAATTGGCCCATATTCAAGAATTTATTCTTTTCTGTGATCGATGGTAATGAGGACCTGCCAAAGCTCCAAAAGCTACACTACCTCAAGTCGTTCCTGGAAGGAGAAGCGGCAGCTCTCATCAGCTCCTTAATATTGTCGGAAGAAAATTATGAAAAGGCTTTAGAGATTTTAACCAAAAGGTATGATAACAAACTAATAGTCataaatcatcatttaaaatgttttatgaaCTACCAGTACATAACTAAGTCTAATTTAAAAGATTTTCTTACATTGTTTCAGCAAAGTTTTGATTCATTGAAATCATTGCAGTTGCCTACCGAGCACTGGGATGTCTTGTTGATAtatattattgtacaaaaattagATAATTCATTGAGAGCAGCATGGGAAATTAGTAGGCAAAGTTCTGAGATACCTAAGCTGTCAGATCTTTTAGACTTTCTGTCACATCGTAGCATTGCACAAGAATTAATAAATGACAAGTTTGACAAACAAAGTATGCCGAGATACTCTTCCAATACTAAAGTTGTTCACACTACcactttaaacaaaacaaactgtaTCTTATGTGACTCCAAACATGAACTAACAAAATGCCCCTTATTTTTGCAGCTTCCTGTCTCACAGAGAATAACATTTGTAAAAAGCAAAAGGCTCTGCTATAActgtttatctatttataaagCAGGTCATAAGTGTTCACAAGTATGTTTCAAGTGCCAtaaaaaacacaacagtgtTTTACATCTTGACTACACAAAATACTCCAACAATACAAATGAATTAAACTACAACAGTGGCCATCTCCAAGCATCAGCTATTCATCAGACATCAAACTCATCAAATGTTCTTACATGTGTCAACAATGAACAGAGCATTGACACACAGCATCAAGGGTCTTCTACAAGTCAACAGACAGCACACTCAACCACAGACAAaggtaataatttttttagccCTCAACAGACAGAGCCTTCTACCAGTCAACAGCCTATTCAATTGAATACCGATCGTACTCAAACTAAAAAGGGTAATCAACCCTTGTTTGCTTCTAACACACAACAGCTGTGTACTCACACAACTACTAACAAGGCAATAAACCCACCAAATTCAACAATAGAAAACACGAAACATGTACTCCTTTCAACAgttcagttaaaaataaaagattgcCATGATAACTGGCATGCAGCTAAGGCATTATTAGACAGTGCCAGCGAAATAAACTTTATAACTAACAACCTTGCTAATCGCTTGTGCTTGCCAATCATACCATGCAATGTGACTGCTGTAGGCATCGGTGAGGAAACAAGACCATGTCAACAATCAATCAATGCAACAATTTCATCATGCTTAAATGATTATAGTACAGATGTGAATCTTCTCTTGGTAGATACAATCACTGTGCCCTTGCCACACATGAAGCTTGCTACTTCAAACTGGAATATTCCTAAAAATTGTAAGCTGGCTGACCCAACATTCCATATTCCTAGCACTATTGATCTACTGCTTGGTACTGAACTATTCTTCTCTTTAATGAAACAAGGCTTTGTAAAACTAGGTCCATGTTTACCTGACTTGAAAAACACGGTGTTTGGGTGGATTGTTACAGGTAGCTACATAACTGATAAAGTGTCAATGCCAATAACAAAGGTAAACTTAAAGGTCACtgacatttcatttcaattgtcAAATTTCTGGAAAATCGAAGAGGTTAGTCATCAACAGAAGACTACCCCAGAAGATTTGTATTGTGAATCtctatacaaaaatacaaccACTAAAGACCCTTCTGGTCGTTACATAGTTAACTTGCCCATTAATGAAGAAAAAATTAGTCTTTTGGGCAACTCACATAACATAGCTAAACattacatttccgagcatgatTGAGAAAATTCATTTTATATTAGTTTAGTATATAATTCTTCGAATACCTCTCtaattttgtttgaatattttgtacaaaTGTGGATACACCAACCCTCTTCATTGTTATGTATTATCTAACGGTGGCATCTTTATTGGTTGATGTTAGATATAAGTTTGTTAGATCTAATTtaaattgtaccgtttgtgcccaaaaaaacattaaaacatttaaaaaaaactcttcttCTTATGTGTTAATATGAAAGATGACGAATGACAAAGAGGACAGCTCAAAAGATAGAATGGAGTGACAAAGAGAACAGAATTAATGTGAAATTGTAAGATCTGTACTAGGCGGAATTACAGATAGAATAGTTAGAAGGGCACTGACCCGAAAAGAGTGAAAGATGATGTAAGGAAGAAAGAATAGTATGCAGAATGCAAGTACGAGTATGTAGCACAAGCGAGACTGGAATAAAAGAAACTAGCAGAAACAGGCTCCGATTATGTTGGAGGTAGAGTAgatataaaatcataaaaaaaaagcatATTATCAAGTTGGCTTAGACCCGAAAGCAGAGCATACACCGCTTTCACTACAAGTTCTGGTCAATACCAAATGAAACGTTTACCGATGGGCCTCAAGACTAGCCCAAGCTCTATCTCTAGTTTAATGACAGTAGCCACGGCaggatttaatttaaaaaaaaaacttttgtttatttagatAACCTAATTTGTTTCGGTCGCAGTTTAGACATTCGTAACAAAAACCTTATGGATATCATGTTAAGATTGAGAAAAGTCAACTTAAAGTTAAACCCCGAAAAATGTGACTTTAGGAAAACAAATCTTATACTTGGGCCATTCTGTATCAGCCACAGGCATCACACCAGATCCGGAAAAACAAAAGTTATTGAGAATTACCCAACTCCAGCAAAAGCTTTTTCAAATTACTACCGGAAATTTATTCCTAACTTTGCGGAAAAATCCTTGCCATTGAATgaattatgtagaaaaaatgtACAATTTGTTTGGAACGACACTATTATCACCCCCGTACCACAGTATCCAAATTTGACAAGCataacacatttattttaaaaacagatgCTTCCGGATATGCAATCGGATCAGCATTGAGCAACAGTGATCATAGACCAATTGCTTTTGCAAGTCGAAGTTTGAACCAGGCGGAAAAAACGATAACCAACCATTGGAAAGAGTTGTTAGCAGTGGTTGGTCAGTAaagtatttgaaagaaagaaaatacatttattaacaacacaatacacaacaatagtattaagtacaaatagacaacacgtaggaaagtatgtgtcattgcggttgtgaataggacactggctcagcataatgctgaagcgttaataataaacaccccagcgctgattttcagccagcaccgttggtgaccctcggaccgctacaaagatatactacacagttttattactatacataagactacataaatagataatttgtaaacaatgaaacatattatttattttatggctttgaaagacacttgccaaatatacaacaccgttaggtacgcgagctaaaaggaaacatgaaattaacaaccgaaacaaaaaaagttttgtgtAATAGTGCTGGAAGGGAGAGGAATTAATGGAATTATAGCTTTTGAAATGCCAACAAATAGCCTTTAAGCTTTCGCCCAAAGGTGTACCTGCTAGTCACTCCGAGTATAGGAGGAGGTATGTCATTTCAGACCCTATCTTTACGGTAGAAAGTTTAAATAGAAACCGATCATAGACCCCTCGTGTTATTTAATATGACTGATCTTTCCAATAGACTCATGAAATTTAGGTTTATATTAGAGGAGTATGATTTGAGATCGAATATGTACGTGGTTCCGACAATGTAGCTGCAGCCCATTGTCGCGAATTTGTATCACAAGTGAAGAGTTAAAGAAGATGAATGAACATATTATGAATGTAATGACTAGAGCGCAAGTAGACGAATGAATGAAAGTATTATAGAATCCTCTACAAACAACCAAATATCTTTGATCACCCAAGAGTTGTTGCTGTActtaaattaccaaaaaaaatacattgaattAGTGTTTTTACAAGACACAGAATGGTACACAATTCGAGACCGAACAGGAGAAACATCGAAAAACGTAGTGTTTTCCGAAACGAAGAAAATTATATACGACAAAACATTTACCAATCGCAACGCGCACGAGATGCCTTTGTGAGGGAAATGAGTTCTTTATGTAGTCGTTTCAAAATAgaagaaatatataattaaaaataaacggaatgaagatattattaaagaaatgaCAAGATGCATAAGTAAAATGCCAAAGTAGTCCGAACCACGCgtgtgtataataaaaaatgtagagAAAAATATATGACGACGATACGAAACGCGTCATCTTAAACGACTCTCACATGTCGCCCACTAGTGGACACGCCGGTATCAGGCGAAtgttaaacaatataaaacaaaagtatTTTTGGACGGGACTAGAAAAGGATGTTATTGATTTTGTAAAACGTTGCGGCAAATGTCAACGTCCCAAATATTATACCTATAAAACAACCAATGATAATAACAAACTCAGGCAGCACAGCCtttgataggttttttttttttattcgattggatggcaaacgagcaagtgggtctgctgatggtaagagatcaccaccgcccatagacacctgcaacaccagggggattgcagatgcgttgccaacctagaggcctaagatgggatacctcaagtgccagtaatttcaccggctgtcttactctccacgccgaaacacaacagtgcacaacaagcactgctgcttcacggcaggattaacgagcaagatagtggtagcaatccgggcggaccttgcacaaggtcctaccacctgcaaaacagcAACACTGTGCAAACCTGCACATGTTATATTTAGATTTAATCGGGCCCTCAGTTAAGGATAGCAATAGTTACTCGTATATATTAAGGCTGCAATGCGACCTAACCAAATACGTCGAGGCGTATCCGATTACTAGTAAAGATGCAGTGACCATAGCAGCCGCGTTGTAAATaaccttattttaaaatatggaaTTCCAAATGAAATATACAAGGATAAAGGCCTTCATGGTCAATGATCCCACATAAAATTTCATCCCCGCGGGCTGAATGGCCccttttgatttttttcgtggATGACTCGAGCCATTGCCTCGACAACTCATCCCACGGCTCAGTTGACCACTCTCTGCCGTTTTAATGGTCAATTCAGCCCGCGGGCTCAGTTGACCACTCTCTGCCGTTTATGGTCAATTCAGCTTCGCTCTCGTGGTTACAGGAGAGTGTACCTTTTTATTCAAAGTTGCACTTCTATTCGACCCAACTTACCCATTTTACGGTAATTACGGGGATTCCCTTATTCAAGTTCCTTCGCATAATGTAAAGAGTTGGTACAttgttagttattattattactggcttGCAAATATCTTATTACTTATCACTATTAATATGTTCAGTAGTGTCATACCGACTTCGTGTTGAGTCTTGGTTACAAATATTGCGTGCTCCATTATTCTCTCTAAGTGTAACAATACGGCCTATGGTCCGTAATGTTTCGCCTTATGTGAACATAGGTTTATTAGGAGAGgctaaactaatttattaattttattaaataaaggtaaatTATGAACAAATAAAGCTAATCTACCCATAAATATGCGAACGAGATTATTGGCAACATTAAACTATCCAGTACGAACGTGGAAATAGCGCGGCAGAGCCTTTCCTGCCCGACGCAATGGCCGCGGCCTGTTTCTACTATCGGTCGCCATTGTCGCCATTGTCGCCATTGTCGCCGGAATTGGGGTATAAATAGGAGCGCGCGAACGGCGGGGGGATTCTTTTCTTCGACACGGACTCGAGAGGTTCTCTCTGGGACACTTTGATTTATTTCTatcgtatttttaaattgttttgtgttatttttatagtgAATTGGTGTGTGGTTTCCCTGCTTTGTGTATCTTGGTATCGAAGGCTTTTGGTATTAGGGTATCCATTGCTGGGAATTGCGTATTAATTCATTATGGGGTTTGGGGATCACAATCAGttgtgattttaaatatttctggaATAGTAGAGGACTTATCGAGTTTCGGCTCAGTAAAAGCCGATTCCTAGGGAATGGGAGCCAGGTCACCTAGCGGTGGTAACGGACAGGCTGACTTTCCCTGGGAACGTTCTTCAGTGTCAGTGTACGCCTATGGAGTAAGGGCGGGGTCTTGTATTATACCGGAAGAGACAGGCCTAATTTTCTCCCTGGGTTTTGGAGGGTTTGAGATGCCATACCGGTGTCCTAAATCAACCAAGATCTTGTCCtccttatctatttatttatctattcacACACTTATTCTTCGGCATCGGTATTTGTCTTTCCCAATCCTAACACGACAGATACCGGTGAGCACACGGGTGATAGGCGTAGGAAACAGAGCCACCCACTCGACGTAGGGGTAATTTAGACTAGGCTCTCTCACTGCACCTTGAGAGAGACCCGCGAGTAATCTAAATGTGGAGCCCGGGCTTCTAGTTTGCTGTATCGTGTAGATTAGTTGGTTAGTTTAGAAGT is from Choristoneura fumiferana chromosome 28, NRCan_CFum_1, whole genome shotgun sequence and encodes:
- the LOC141443852 gene encoding uncharacterized protein isoform X1; translated protein: MTRIENYVKQMEDQDIGKIEYENLQVRSTDLTSLFEKFNDAQEKIEAFQEIAEDIDERSAVEAKYYTIKAMISSLIQNNQDTPQFKPKKMPIAMPTLNIPQFNGDIKNWPIFKNLFFSVIDGNEDLPKLQKLHYLKSFLEGEAAALISSLILSEENYEKALEILTKSFLSHRE
- the LOC141443852 gene encoding uncharacterized protein isoform X2, yielding MTRIENYVKQMEDQDIGKIEYENLQVRSTDLTSLFEKFNDAQEKIEAFQEIAEDIDERSAVEAKYYTIKAMISSLIQNNQDTPQFKPKKMPIAMPTLNIPQFNGDIKNWPIFKNLFFSVIDGNEDLPKLQKLHYLKSFLEGEAAALISSLILSEENYEKALEILTKSKVLIH